Below is a window of Cytobacillus firmus DNA.
CTCCGGTCGAATATAGAGTTCACTTCAAATATCTAATTAAACAAAAAGGCATATTTTATTTGGAAGAAGAGATTGAAGAGCGGATAGCCGACTTCTATAAAGGAGTATTTGTTGAAGACCGGGAGAAAAATCCTTTTAAAGATAGTAAAAAAGAAGAAGTATCTTCAGACCGGGTATTTGAAGAAGAAGAAAGGTATGAGTATGAATATGACCGCATGAAGGCTGTACAGTATGCAGAAAAATGGTGGAACACTTATAATCCGGCCTATAAGAAATTTGATGTGGATTGCACCAATTATATTTCCCAGTGCCTTCATGCAGGCGGCGGCCCAATGAGGGGATACCCCAACCGCGGTAAAGGCTGGTGGATGAGAAGCGGGAATTGGAGCTACAGCTGGACAGTAGCGAATTCAATGCGGTGGTATTTGCCCAGTTCAAATTCAGGGTTGAGGGCCGAGGAAGTCTCCAGTGCGGATCAGCTCTTAATAGGAGATGTTATTTGCTACGATTTTCAGGGAGACGGGCGCTTTGACCATACAACAATCGTGACGGGCAAAGATGCATCAGGAATGCCCCTCGTCAATGCCCACACCTATAACAGCCGAATGCGCTATTGGGCTTACGAAGATTCAACAGCTTATACACCAAATATTAAATATAAATTTTTGACAATTACCGATGATCAGTAATTTGTATGGTGATTTCAACGTGATATAATAACACATGCAGATTTAATTTAGAGGTGAAAAAAGTGGGATTGCATGTAGTATTATACCAGCCGGAAATTCCGGCCAACACAGGCAATATAGCCCGTACCTGCGCGGCTACTGATACGACATTGCATCTGATCCGGCCGCTCGGCTTTTCAACAGATGATAAAATGCTGAAGCGGGCTGGCCTGGATTACTGGCAATTTGTAAAAATTGTTTATCATGATTCATTGGATGATTTCTTTAAAAGCACTGAACAAGGTGAATACTTCTATTTAATGAAGGATGGCACCAAGCCATATTCCACTTTTGACTATAGCAAAGTCGAGAAGGATTATTATTTTATTTTCGGCAAGGAAACGACCGGTCTTCCCAATGATGTTATTGAAAGAAACAAAGAGCGCTTGTTAAAGGTACCAATCAACAATAATATCCGTTCGCTTAACTTATCCAACACAGCTGCCATTCTTGTCTATGAAGCACTGCGCCAGCAGGAATACTTACATTTATCATAGGAAAACACAGGGCCTGAAAGATTATCAGGCCTTTTTCTTTGGAGAAAACTTTCTTCTCTGGGTAAAATGAAAAAGTACATATGGAAAGGATGAGATGTGATGAATGAAGTTACCAACTTGCTGATGGACCATCGTTCCGTCCGGAATTTTGAGGACAGGCCTCTGTCTAAAGAGCAGATTGAAACAATTGTACTATCTGCTCAAGCTGCTTCCACTTCAAGTTTTGTTCAGGCCTATTCAATAATCGGAGTGACAGATAAAGAAAAGAAAGCGAAACTTGCTGAAATGGCAGGCAATCAGAATTATGTAGCTGAAAATGGCCATTTTTTCGTGTTTTGTGCTGATCTGCATCGTCATGAAGTCATCGGACAAATGGAAAATAAAAATGTAATCCCATCAATCGAAAGCACAGAGAAGTTTATGGTGGCTGTCATTGATGCTGCTTTGGCTGCGCAGAATGCTGCCATTGCTGCAGAATCGCTGGGACTTGGACTCTGCTATATTGGCGGAATAAGAAATAATCTGGAGGGAGTGGCTGAGCTATTAAAAACACCAGATCGTGTGATTCCTTTGTTTGGACTGGCTGTTGGCTACCCTTCCAAAAAGAACGACAAAAAACCTCGGCTCCCTTTTCAGCACATTTATCATGAAAATGAGTATAATCAGGATGAAACAGCATACCGCCAAGAGCTGGAAGTGTATAATAAAATCATTTCCGAGTATTATGATGAGCGTACAGGCGGCAAGCGGAAGGACACTTGGACCAGTCAAATTGCCGACATGCTCGAAAAGCAGACACGCATGTATATGAAGGATTTTGTTCAGAAAAACAAGATGGATTTAAGCTAGGAGAATATTGAAATAAGAAAAAAGCTGCTGAATAGATCAGCAGCTTATTTTTTGCTTACGCCTGGCTTGTCATCATAGCCGGCAGTGAAAATAGCAGCAAGGAAAGCAACCATTACACCGATAATAATAATTGTACCCATGTATATGTAATCCTCCTTTAGCGGTATCTCAATAGGCAAGCATGTAAATATAAGCTTATTATAGCCCAAAAATGAATAACTGTGAATGAAAAGTATGGAGTTTTTTTTACAGTAAGATTCCTGCAGCAAAGTATTCCTAATAATTAATCCCCGTAAAAAGTACAAACCAAACTCTTAATAGTTTACGCATGTTCGATTGCCGGTGCGCATAGAGTATATTAATCGTCTCTGATAATGCGACAGGGGGAGGTCCTTATGGATATTCTAAAAAAAATTGAGATGTACAGACACGAGGAAGAAAAGCTTAAATGGGAAGGGACTTTTGGAGAGTATTTAGAAATTGTCAAAGAGAAGCCATGGGTTGCCCAGTCAGCACATTCGCGGGTATATAATA
It encodes the following:
- a CDS encoding amidase domain-containing protein, whose protein sequence is MRDQLHELLKKRVQQCVSHSRSSIHTCPKIEKKKESLSGRSGEIVKAQATGNVIRVGKEKEDVTPVEYRVHFKYLIKQKGIFYLEEEIEERIADFYKGVFVEDREKNPFKDSKKEEVSSDRVFEEEERYEYEYDRMKAVQYAEKWWNTYNPAYKKFDVDCTNYISQCLHAGGGPMRGYPNRGKGWWMRSGNWSYSWTVANSMRWYLPSSNSGLRAEEVSSADQLLIGDVICYDFQGDGRFDHTTIVTGKDASGMPLVNAHTYNSRMRYWAYEDSTAYTPNIKYKFLTITDDQ
- the trmL gene encoding tRNA (uridine(34)/cytosine(34)/5-carboxymethylaminomethyluridine(34)-2'-O)-methyltransferase TrmL, whose protein sequence is MGLHVVLYQPEIPANTGNIARTCAATDTTLHLIRPLGFSTDDKMLKRAGLDYWQFVKIVYHDSLDDFFKSTEQGEYFYLMKDGTKPYSTFDYSKVEKDYYFIFGKETTGLPNDVIERNKERLLKVPINNNIRSLNLSNTAAILVYEALRQQEYLHLS
- the nfsA gene encoding oxygen-insensitive NADPH nitroreductase, with protein sequence MNEVTNLLMDHRSVRNFEDRPLSKEQIETIVLSAQAASTSSFVQAYSIIGVTDKEKKAKLAEMAGNQNYVAENGHFFVFCADLHRHEVIGQMENKNVIPSIESTEKFMVAVIDAALAAQNAAIAAESLGLGLCYIGGIRNNLEGVAELLKTPDRVIPLFGLAVGYPSKKNDKKPRLPFQHIYHENEYNQDETAYRQELEVYNKIISEYYDERTGGKRKDTWTSQIADMLEKQTRMYMKDFVQKNKMDLS